A single genomic interval of Halorubrum aethiopicum harbors:
- a CDS encoding PhnD/SsuA/transferrin family substrate-binding protein: MSDNRWSANRRTFVKTAGASGVVGLAGCTGGGGSGDGGSGSDGGTAGDTESTPTAQFILNPAEADVEIERQYQPMFEYLESEVDVEIEPDRAESYTATLQAMRNDQGEIADISPSAVIAGEDILDIVGIRIAYGAAQYFSTTTTTPDSGIESLTDLEGELIYMGDILSVSGTLVPLTMLQDAGLDIGNAPDGDAEAFDAEYSDHTTAREQMVQRDDVMAATTGAFSSAPYVPQEQFEEMSQDFVDISAEYEGAGDQIEESGTELQLLAVSDPIPRAPLVTRSNWDNSVKGEIEEAILNVSEDDLSHGEDYEGEPLWFTGVEEGTIEDYEMIRTVLDELGLEFEDLA; the protein is encoded by the coding sequence ATGTCCGACAACAGGTGGTCGGCGAACCGACGGACGTTTGTTAAAACGGCGGGGGCGAGCGGGGTCGTCGGCCTCGCCGGGTGTACCGGCGGCGGTGGATCCGGAGACGGCGGCTCCGGCTCCGACGGGGGAACGGCGGGCGACACCGAATCCACGCCCACGGCGCAGTTCATCCTGAACCCGGCGGAGGCCGACGTCGAGATCGAACGGCAGTACCAGCCGATGTTCGAGTACCTCGAGTCCGAGGTCGACGTCGAGATCGAGCCCGACCGCGCGGAGAGCTACACCGCGACGCTCCAGGCGATGCGCAACGATCAGGGTGAGATCGCGGACATCTCGCCGTCGGCGGTCATCGCGGGCGAGGACATCCTCGACATCGTCGGCATCCGGATCGCCTACGGCGCGGCCCAGTACTTCTCGACGACCACGACGACGCCGGACAGCGGCATCGAGTCCCTGACCGACCTCGAGGGCGAGCTGATCTACATGGGCGACATCCTCTCGGTGTCCGGCACGCTCGTCCCGCTCACCATGCTCCAGGACGCGGGCCTCGACATCGGGAACGCGCCCGACGGCGACGCGGAGGCCTTCGACGCGGAGTACTCCGACCACACGACGGCCCGCGAACAGATGGTCCAGCGGGACGACGTGATGGCGGCGACAACCGGCGCGTTCTCCTCCGCGCCGTACGTTCCCCAGGAACAGTTCGAGGAGATGTCCCAGGACTTCGTCGACATCTCCGCGGAGTACGAGGGAGCGGGCGACCAGATCGAGGAGTCCGGTACCGAGCTCCAGCTGCTCGCCGTCTCCGACCCGATCCCGCGCGCGCCGCTCGTGACGCGGTCCAACTGGGACAACTCCGTGAAAGGCGAGATCGAGGAGGCCATCCTGAACGTCTCCGAGGACGACCTCAGCCACGGCGAGGACTACGAGGGCGAGCCGCTCTGGTTCACCGGCGTCGAGGAGGGAACCATCGAGGACTACGAGATGATCCGGACCGTGCTCGACGAGCTGGGCCTCGAGTTCGAGGACCTCGCGTAA
- a CDS encoding aldo/keto reductase, giving the protein MTSTPDDADLEFVKLDGTGLYTSELQFGTWRFGKENEAGEIEIGEERAHELLDAYADAGGRYIDTADVYGGGTCEEWIGDWLEGRDRERYTIASKIYWQIRDGDPNSRGTNRKNLRHRLEALLDRLGTDYVDVLYIHRWDDATDARETMKTLNGFVESGKVHYLGASTHRPNAWKVARANEIARAEGWEPFTVLQPRYNLVDREVEGDYLEFARQRNLAVCPWSPLGQGFLTGKYDREEDLPEESKVASSSRFRDAYLTEENFDVHDELDRVADEVDASPAQVALAWLSHRDGVTAPIVGARTVDQLEENLAAAEIDLSDEQVERLTDAKASPYEGL; this is encoded by the coding sequence ATGACGTCCACACCAGACGACGCCGACCTCGAGTTCGTGAAACTCGACGGCACCGGCCTCTACACCAGCGAGCTCCAGTTCGGCACCTGGCGGTTCGGCAAGGAGAACGAGGCGGGCGAGATCGAGATCGGCGAGGAGCGCGCCCACGAGCTGCTCGACGCCTACGCCGACGCCGGCGGCCGGTACATCGACACCGCCGACGTGTACGGCGGCGGCACCTGCGAGGAGTGGATCGGCGACTGGCTCGAGGGACGCGACCGCGAGCGCTACACGATCGCCTCGAAGATCTACTGGCAGATCCGCGACGGCGACCCGAACAGCCGGGGAACGAACCGCAAGAACCTCCGGCACCGCCTCGAGGCGCTGCTCGACCGGCTCGGCACCGACTACGTCGACGTGCTCTACATCCACCGCTGGGACGACGCGACCGACGCCCGCGAAACCATGAAGACCCTGAACGGGTTCGTCGAGTCGGGGAAGGTCCACTACCTCGGCGCGTCGACGCACCGACCGAACGCCTGGAAGGTCGCCCGCGCCAACGAGATCGCCCGCGCGGAGGGGTGGGAACCGTTCACCGTGCTCCAGCCGCGGTACAACCTCGTCGACCGCGAGGTCGAGGGGGACTACCTCGAGTTCGCCCGCCAGCGGAACCTGGCCGTCTGTCCGTGGAGCCCGCTCGGACAGGGCTTTCTCACGGGGAAGTACGACCGCGAGGAGGACCTGCCCGAGGAGTCGAAGGTCGCCTCCTCGAGCCGGTTCAGAGACGCCTACCTCACCGAGGAGAACTTCGACGTCCACGACGAGCTCGATCGGGTCGCCGACGAGGTCGACGCCTCGCCCGCACAGGTCGCGCTCGCGTGGCTCTCCCACCGCGACGGCGTCACCGCGCCGATCGTGGGCGCGCGCACCGTCGACCAGCTGGAGGAGAACCTCGCGGCCGCCGAGATCGACCTCTCCGACGAGCAGGTAGAGCGGCTCACGGACGCGAAGGCGAGCCCCTACGAGGGGCTGTAG
- a CDS encoding endonuclease dU, with protein sequence MTDPPSRTLGVAFSDGDRVSRIAGAVLRADATLDGLAYGACTVGGTDATDAVVDLVADLDREDVRHVCIAGVAPAWFNLLDLRRIREELDRPVSAVSYEASPGLEPALREAFGGGEGDDAGAGNDADGDDLAERLAVYRSLPPRRRVELGGSNSADIESDTSDPLFVRAVGLADDRAAAIVRSLVREGFRRPEPLRVASIAASAHREAVPDASLF encoded by the coding sequence GTGACCGATCCGCCGAGCCGGACGCTCGGCGTCGCCTTCTCCGACGGGGACCGCGTGAGCCGGATCGCCGGCGCGGTCCTCCGAGCCGACGCCACCCTCGACGGGTTGGCCTACGGCGCGTGTACCGTCGGCGGCACCGACGCCACCGACGCGGTCGTCGACCTCGTGGCCGACCTCGACCGCGAGGACGTTCGCCACGTCTGTATCGCCGGGGTCGCGCCCGCGTGGTTCAACCTCCTCGACTTACGCCGGATCCGCGAGGAGCTCGACCGCCCCGTCTCCGCGGTGAGCTACGAGGCCAGCCCCGGACTCGAACCCGCCCTTCGGGAGGCGTTCGGCGGCGGTGAGGGCGACGACGCCGGTGCCGGTAACGACGCCGACGGCGACGACCTCGCGGAGCGACTGGCCGTCTACCGGTCGCTGCCGCCCCGTCGCCGGGTCGAACTCGGGGGGTCGAACTCGGCGGATATCGAGTCGGATACGTCCGATCCCCTCTTCGTTCGCGCGGTCGGCCTCGCCGACGACCGCGCCGCCGCGATCGTCCGGTCGCTCGTCCGCGAGGGGTTCCGCCGGCCCGAGCCGCTCCGGGTCGCGTCGATTGCGGCGAGCGCCCACCGGGAGGCGGTTCCCGACGCTTCCTTATTCTGA
- a CDS encoding uracil-DNA glycosylase has product MSEDGEGADAADSGDGALGDGPGDGALDSDLRVGSCERCPALVESRSRIVEGVGPTDADLLFVGEGPGANEDEEGEPFVGRSGDVLDEALRDAGLARADVRITNCVRCRPPENRDPTTEELANCRGHLEAEIAGLDPELIVTLGKVPSEHLLGRSVRITAESGDVVDARIGGESRRVLLSVHPAATLYDRSQREGFFETIARSGELSGVAAEGEGGSGGQSRLGEF; this is encoded by the coding sequence ATGAGCGAGGACGGAGAGGGGGCCGACGCGGCCGACTCCGGCGACGGCGCGCTCGGGGACGGCCCCGGAGACGGCGCGTTGGATTCCGATCTGCGCGTGGGTTCCTGTGAACGATGCCCGGCGCTGGTCGAGTCGCGGAGCCGGATCGTCGAGGGCGTCGGCCCGACGGACGCCGACCTGCTGTTCGTCGGCGAGGGTCCCGGCGCGAACGAGGACGAGGAGGGCGAGCCGTTCGTGGGCCGGTCGGGCGACGTCCTCGACGAGGCGCTGCGGGACGCGGGGCTCGCGCGGGCCGACGTGCGGATCACGAACTGCGTGCGGTGTCGTCCCCCGGAGAACCGCGACCCGACGACCGAGGAGCTGGCGAACTGTCGCGGCCACCTCGAGGCGGAGATCGCCGGACTCGACCCGGAACTGATCGTGACGCTGGGGAAGGTCCCGAGCGAGCACCTGCTCGGTCGCTCGGTGCGCATCACGGCCGAGTCGGGCGACGTCGTCGACGCCCGGATCGGCGGGGAGTCGCGGCGCGTCCTCCTCTCGGTCCACCCGGCGGCGACGCTGTACGACCGGAGCCAGCGCGAGGGCTTTTTCGAGACGATCGCCCGTTCGGGCGAACTGAGCGGCGTCGCCGCGGAGGGGGAGGGAGGCTCCGGCGGCCAGTCGCGACTCGGCGAGTTCTGA
- a CDS encoding phosphonate ABC transporter ATP-binding protein, with the protein MSRITVDGLTKRFGETVALDDVSFEIPQGEFVIVLGVSGSGKSTLLRCMNALETPTEGEIRIDETPVTSPRDDVAMIFQQHNIIGQMSAYSNALTGSLNRNTFLDSLLQRQDEADKLQALDALETVGLLDQAQQSAQRMSGGQQQRVGIARALVQDPTILLADEPVASLDPGSSQQVMGYLRTAARERDLSAVISLHQVNLARKFGERFIGLRDGKKVFDGYRDEFDMDVIDEIYGDIDTEGMFAPEGEAADGPDPSSSGTEPAESGVPR; encoded by the coding sequence ATGAGTCGCATCACAGTCGACGGACTCACGAAGCGGTTCGGCGAGACGGTCGCGCTCGACGACGTCTCCTTCGAGATCCCGCAAGGCGAGTTCGTCATCGTGCTCGGCGTCTCCGGATCGGGGAAATCCACCCTGCTCCGGTGTATGAACGCCCTCGAAACGCCGACCGAGGGCGAGATACGGATCGACGAGACGCCGGTCACGAGTCCCCGTGACGACGTCGCGATGATCTTCCAACAGCACAACATCATCGGCCAGATGAGCGCGTACTCCAACGCGCTCACCGGCTCGCTCAACAGGAACACGTTCCTCGACTCGCTTCTCCAGCGGCAGGACGAGGCGGACAAGCTCCAGGCGCTCGACGCCCTCGAGACGGTCGGCCTCCTGGATCAGGCCCAACAGAGCGCCCAGCGCATGTCCGGCGGCCAACAACAGCGCGTCGGGATCGCTCGCGCGCTGGTCCAAGACCCGACGATCCTGCTCGCGGACGAGCCGGTCGCGAGCCTCGATCCGGGCTCCTCCCAGCAGGTGATGGGGTACCTCCGGACCGCCGCGCGCGAACGCGACCTCTCGGCGGTCATCAGCCTCCACCAGGTGAACCTCGCGCGGAAGTTCGGCGAGCGGTTCATCGGGCTGCGCGACGGGAAGAAGGTGTTCGACGGCTACCGCGACGAGTTCGACATGGACGTGATAGACGAGATCTACGGCGACATCGACACGGAGGGCATGTTCGCGCCCGAGGGCGAGGCGGCCGACGGGCCCGACCCGTCCTCGAGCGGCACCGAACCCGCCGAAAGCGGGGTGCCGAGATGA
- the hisH gene encoding imidazole glycerol phosphate synthase subunit HisH gives MSTFEPPAETLADVVLVDYGLGNLRSATRGLERAGASVEITDDPEAFAAADGVVLPGVGAFREGMENAGPLREALTDHAAAGRPLFGICLGMQMLLTSSEEADHEGEGEVTGLDLVPGTNVRFDVDRKVPHMGWNELSVERDHPVVEGVDGEYAYFVHSYYAAPDDPDAVVATADYGVDFPAVVANEAGNVFGTQFHPEKSGETGLRILRNFVEYCAER, from the coding sequence ATGAGCACTTTCGAACCGCCCGCGGAGACGCTGGCGGACGTCGTCCTCGTCGACTACGGGCTCGGGAACCTGCGCTCGGCCACCCGCGGGCTCGAGCGCGCCGGCGCGTCGGTCGAGATCACCGATGACCCCGAGGCGTTCGCCGCCGCCGACGGCGTGGTCCTCCCGGGCGTCGGCGCGTTCCGCGAGGGGATGGAGAACGCCGGCCCGCTGCGGGAGGCGCTGACCGACCACGCCGCGGCCGGCCGGCCGCTCTTCGGGATCTGCCTCGGGATGCAGATGCTCCTCACCTCGAGCGAGGAGGCCGACCACGAGGGCGAAGGCGAGGTGACCGGCCTCGATCTGGTCCCCGGCACCAACGTCCGGTTCGACGTCGACCGCAAGGTGCCCCACATGGGGTGGAACGAGCTCTCGGTCGAGCGCGACCACCCGGTCGTCGAGGGGGTAGACGGGGAGTACGCCTACTTCGTCCACTCCTACTACGCCGCCCCGGACGACCCCGACGCGGTGGTCGCCACCGCCGACTACGGCGTCGACTTCCCGGCGGTCGTCGCCAACGAGGCGGGCAACGTCTTCGGCACGCAGTTCCACCCCGAGAAGAGCGGGGAGACGGGGCTGCGGATCCTTCGGAACTTCGTCGAGTACTGCGCCGAGCGGTAG
- a CDS encoding glycerate kinase type-2 family protein, producing MGEVTFRDRDRIVSTPAHGVALDCLAAGIEAALPANVVADAVSVADGTLRVAAVDGEAAEYDLDAYGSVRIVGAGKAADGVATALADRLGDPLCDRFAGGTVITDEPASPESTEPSGADRSLDVLPGDHPLPTERGVDHARRVVDAAAAAGPDDLVVAVVTGGASALLAVPADPIGVDDLRELTDALLACGASIDEINAVRKHCSAVKGGLLARTAAPATVVTLAVSDVVGDDLAVIGSGPTVPDPSTYDDALEVVERYGLDLPAAVRDHLRAGAAGERPETPESDDPAFDRARTVVVGNARTALDAAATAAGDRGYEGVVVADDVAGEARDAGREHAELAEACAAEDRPVSPPAVLLTGGETTVTLADGTGDSGSGGPNAELVASAGIELDREGSVVASVDTDGIDGASDAAGGIVDATTLHAPAARDALDRHDAAPLLAEADALLRTGPTGTNVNDLRAVVVEDETG from the coding sequence ATGGGTGAGGTCACCTTCCGCGACCGCGACCGGATCGTCTCGACGCCGGCTCACGGCGTCGCGCTCGACTGTCTCGCCGCGGGGATCGAGGCGGCGCTCCCGGCGAACGTCGTCGCCGACGCGGTCTCGGTAGCGGACGGGACCCTCCGGGTCGCGGCGGTCGACGGCGAGGCGGCCGAGTACGACCTCGACGCGTACGGATCGGTCCGGATCGTCGGAGCCGGCAAGGCGGCCGACGGCGTCGCGACGGCGCTCGCAGACCGACTGGGCGACCCCCTCTGCGACCGGTTCGCCGGCGGGACGGTGATCACGGACGAGCCGGCGTCCCCGGAGTCCACGGAGCCGTCCGGAGCGGATCGCTCGCTCGACGTTCTCCCCGGCGACCACCCGCTCCCGACCGAGCGCGGCGTCGATCACGCGCGCCGCGTCGTCGACGCCGCGGCGGCCGCCGGTCCGGACGACCTCGTCGTCGCAGTCGTCACGGGCGGCGCGAGCGCGCTCCTCGCCGTCCCGGCCGACCCGATCGGCGTCGACGACCTGCGCGAGCTCACCGACGCCCTGCTCGCCTGCGGCGCGTCGATAGACGAGATCAACGCGGTCAGGAAGCACTGCTCGGCGGTCAAGGGCGGGCTGCTCGCCCGGACGGCGGCCCCCGCGACGGTCGTCACGCTCGCCGTGAGCGACGTGGTCGGCGACGACCTCGCCGTGATCGGCAGCGGCCCGACCGTTCCCGACCCCTCGACGTACGACGACGCGCTCGAGGTGGTCGAGCGGTACGGGCTCGACCTCCCCGCCGCCGTCCGCGATCACCTCCGCGCGGGGGCCGCCGGCGAGCGCCCCGAGACGCCGGAATCCGACGATCCGGCCTTCGATCGCGCGCGAACCGTCGTCGTCGGCAACGCGCGGACCGCCCTCGACGCCGCCGCGACCGCCGCCGGCGACCGGGGGTACGAGGGGGTCGTCGTCGCGGACGACGTCGCGGGCGAGGCGCGCGACGCGGGCCGCGAGCACGCCGAACTCGCCGAGGCGTGCGCCGCCGAGGACCGGCCCGTCTCCCCGCCCGCGGTGTTGCTCACGGGCGGGGAGACGACCGTGACCCTCGCGGACGGAACCGGTGACAGTGGAAGCGGCGGGCCGAACGCCGAACTCGTCGCGAGCGCGGGGATCGAACTCGACCGGGAGGGGTCGGTCGTCGCGAGCGTCGACACCGACGGGATCGACGGGGCGAGCGACGCCGCGGGCGGGATCGTCGACGCGACGACGCTCCACGCGCCGGCCGCGCGGGACGCGCTCGACCGCCACGACGCGGCCCCGCTTCTGGCCGAGGCCGACGCCCTGCTTCGGACCGGCCCGACGGGGACGAACGTGAACGACCTCCGGGCGGTCGTCGTCGAGGACGAGACCGGGTGA
- the phnE gene encoding phosphonate ABC transporter, permease protein PhnE, which yields MSYSDRVRDRYEEIVLARRVRALVLTVGVVALAGVFYYALISVGFFAANIPEYLPNFLNALRDFFPFLAPSFPFIDPSGFLDYWAFIQERNLIWGGFGGDVPLLGEAGITLAMGFAGTVMGFPLALLFGILGSGRVTPFPFNFIFRGIMSSIRAIPALVWGLIYIPLGGIGPVTATLAIATDTIGNLGRLFTDELEEIEDGPIEAMETTGANKPQTITFGMLSQVTTPFIAWTLYIFEINVRIAVSLGIIGGGGLGNVLSVQQGLFAFTNMMATILVILVLIISVEIFSQRIRSALREGDEAQGIVALLLGFPQRMAEAALK from the coding sequence ATGAGCTACAGCGATCGCGTCCGCGACCGCTACGAGGAGATCGTCCTCGCGCGGCGGGTCCGCGCGCTCGTCTTGACCGTCGGGGTCGTCGCCCTCGCCGGCGTGTTCTACTACGCGCTGATCTCCGTCGGCTTCTTCGCGGCGAACATTCCGGAGTACCTCCCGAACTTCCTCAACGCACTGCGCGACTTCTTCCCGTTCCTCGCGCCCTCCTTCCCCTTCATCGACCCGAGCGGCTTCCTCGACTACTGGGCGTTCATCCAGGAGCGGAACCTGATCTGGGGCGGCTTCGGCGGCGACGTGCCGCTGCTCGGCGAGGCGGGGATCACGCTCGCGATGGGCTTCGCCGGGACGGTGATGGGGTTCCCGCTCGCGCTGCTGTTCGGGATCCTCGGCTCCGGCCGCGTCACCCCCTTCCCGTTTAACTTCATCTTCCGCGGGATCATGTCCTCCATCCGCGCCATCCCGGCGCTGGTGTGGGGGCTCATCTACATCCCGCTCGGCGGGATCGGTCCGGTCACCGCGACGCTCGCGATCGCCACCGACACGATCGGGAACCTCGGCCGGCTGTTCACGGACGAGCTCGAGGAGATCGAGGATGGCCCGATCGAGGCGATGGAGACGACCGGCGCGAACAAGCCGCAGACGATCACGTTCGGGATGCTCTCGCAGGTGACCACGCCCTTCATCGCGTGGACGCTGTACATCTTCGAGATCAACGTCCGGATCGCCGTCTCGCTCGGGATCATCGGCGGCGGCGGACTCGGCAACGTGCTCTCCGTCCAGCAGGGGCTGTTCGCGTTCACCAACATGATGGCGACGATCCTCGTCATCCTCGTGTTGATCATCTCCGTTGAGATCTTCTCTCAACGGATCCGCTCCGCGCTCCGCGAGGGCGACGAGGCCCAGGGGATCGTGGCGCTGCTTCTCGGCTTCCCGCAGCGGATGGCCGAGGCCGCGCTGAAGTGA
- a CDS encoding DUF5786 family protein, giving the protein MGFGSYDESEQENQDLDADFDDDDGVRAAQETHDGSVEYEPGASNDELLDRLQEIKSEGT; this is encoded by the coding sequence ATGGGCTTCGGAAGCTACGACGAATCCGAACAGGAGAACCAGGACCTGGATGCGGACTTCGACGACGACGACGGCGTCCGAGCCGCCCAGGAGACCCACGACGGGTCCGTCGAGTACGAGCCCGGCGCGTCGAACGACGAACTGCTCGACCGGCTTCAGGAGATCAAATCCGAAGGGACGTGA
- a CDS encoding MBL fold metallo-hydrolase → MEPITVTADAEEFTCNAYLVPGEATTLVDAGTMPGVADVIAEHVDELDRVVLTHQHHDHVGELDAVLDRFEPRLLAAADHPRRDVALRDGDEVLVGSEPCTVVETPGHADDHVSLVGDERVYTGDVVVYNDGAFDDGSFGRTDMAGQSRERLIESLRTLLERLPDTVEAMYPGHGDVYRASEGSDTVREVIERATERAERREPKYPEE, encoded by the coding sequence ATGGAGCCGATCACCGTCACCGCCGACGCCGAGGAGTTCACCTGCAACGCGTACCTGGTTCCCGGGGAGGCGACCACCCTCGTCGACGCGGGGACGATGCCGGGGGTCGCGGACGTGATCGCCGAGCACGTCGACGAGCTGGACCGCGTCGTCCTCACGCACCAACACCACGACCACGTCGGCGAGCTCGACGCGGTCCTCGACCGGTTCGAGCCACGACTGCTGGCGGCCGCCGACCACCCGCGCCGCGACGTGGCTCTCCGCGACGGCGACGAGGTGCTCGTCGGGAGCGAGCCGTGTACGGTCGTGGAGACGCCCGGCCACGCCGACGACCACGTCTCGCTCGTGGGCGACGAGCGCGTCTACACCGGCGACGTCGTCGTCTACAACGACGGGGCGTTCGACGACGGCTCGTTCGGCCGGACCGACATGGCGGGTCAGTCGCGCGAGCGCCTGATCGAGAGCCTCCGTACCCTCCTCGAGCGCCTCCCCGACACGGTCGAGGCGATGTACCCCGGCCACGGCGACGTCTACCGGGCGAGCGAGGGCTCCGACACCGTCCGGGAGGTGATCGAGCGCGCGACCGAGCGGGCCGAGCGCCGCGAACCGAAGTACCCCGAGGAGTGA
- a CDS encoding molybdopterin-dependent oxidoreductase produces the protein MGPSASDDGSDAAGRTERGDGDGNGDDPAAAIDRETVLRRALGGGVVGAAWVAGLFAAAPLVGGFGIEPVAEGVIALSPGWLSTIAIDLLGFYATPTLVAGLVAAVVVAAAAVGVLLPVAADRAGGPADERTGNRSIPNALRARTGSAVAAVAVAATLPLFLAVGAGISLALVVGVAVAVVPPALVARRVRGTDRLRGRRGFLRRVGGLAVAGSVPLAGLRFLFGRLGGPEESERVAEPLERSVSPPSGDPGFYFGTMPPAVTPPADHYVVDVNVNPPVVDPESWSLDVDGAVAEPYSLAYDDLVGHEESLEQTTTMVCISNEVGGDLIGTAHWTGVQLSDLVAAADPAEGAVDVVTHAADGYSEAIPMEIVERDDILIAYGMGDRTLETEHGFPARLLVPGRYGMKMTKWIERIEVSGADHEAYWEERGWDEEAVANTMSYVRTGVRDGDRVLVGGVAFGGLETGLEELAGVEVSVDGGETWNAGELEPQIAPHAWRRWRYAFDAPDRTEFDVVVRAVRRDGTVQTEERTGPRPGGSTGWHRRTVEVASNSE, from the coding sequence ATGGGTCCGAGCGCGTCCGACGACGGGAGCGACGCCGCGGGTCGAACGGAGCGCGGGGACGGCGACGGGAACGGGGACGATCCCGCCGCCGCGATCGACCGCGAGACGGTCCTCCGTCGGGCGCTGGGCGGGGGCGTCGTCGGCGCGGCGTGGGTCGCCGGGCTGTTCGCGGCCGCGCCCCTCGTCGGCGGGTTCGGGATCGAGCCCGTCGCCGAAGGGGTGATCGCGCTCTCGCCCGGCTGGCTGTCGACGATCGCGATCGACCTCCTCGGGTTCTACGCGACGCCGACGCTCGTCGCCGGCCTGGTCGCCGCCGTCGTCGTCGCGGCCGCGGCCGTCGGGGTCCTCCTCCCCGTCGCGGCCGATCGGGCGGGAGGACCGGCGGACGAGCGGACGGGGAACCGGTCGATCCCGAACGCCCTCCGGGCGCGGACCGGCTCCGCGGTCGCGGCGGTCGCCGTCGCCGCGACGCTCCCGCTGTTTCTCGCCGTCGGCGCGGGGATCTCCCTCGCGCTCGTCGTCGGCGTCGCCGTCGCCGTCGTGCCGCCCGCGCTCGTCGCCCGACGGGTCCGGGGAACCGACCGGCTTCGGGGGCGACGGGGGTTCCTCCGGCGCGTCGGCGGGCTCGCGGTCGCGGGGAGCGTCCCCCTCGCGGGACTCCGGTTCCTGTTCGGTCGGCTGGGCGGCCCGGAGGAGAGCGAGCGGGTCGCGGAGCCGCTCGAGCGGTCGGTGTCGCCGCCGAGCGGGGACCCCGGGTTCTACTTCGGGACGATGCCGCCCGCGGTCACGCCGCCGGCGGACCACTACGTCGTCGACGTGAACGTGAACCCGCCGGTGGTCGATCCCGAGTCGTGGAGCCTCGACGTCGACGGGGCGGTCGCGGAGCCGTACTCGCTCGCGTACGACGACCTGGTGGGCCACGAGGAGAGCCTCGAGCAGACGACGACGATGGTCTGTATCTCCAACGAGGTCGGCGGCGACCTGATCGGCACGGCCCACTGGACCGGGGTCCAACTGTCCGACCTCGTCGCGGCGGCGGACCCGGCCGAGGGCGCGGTCGACGTGGTCACGCACGCCGCCGACGGCTACAGCGAGGCGATCCCGATGGAGATCGTCGAGCGCGACGACATCCTGATCGCCTACGGGATGGGCGACCGGACGCTGGAGACCGAACACGGGTTCCCGGCCAGACTGCTCGTCCCCGGTCGGTACGGCATGAAGATGACGAAGTGGATAGAGCGGATCGAGGTCTCGGGCGCCGACCACGAGGCGTACTGGGAGGAGCGCGGCTGGGACGAGGAGGCGGTCGCGAACACGATGTCGTACGTGCGGACCGGCGTCCGCGACGGCGACCGGGTCCTCGTCGGCGGGGTCGCGTTCGGCGGGCTGGAGACCGGCCTCGAGGAGCTGGCGGGCGTCGAGGTCAGCGTCGACGGCGGGGAGACGTGGAACGCGGGGGAGCTGGAGCCGCAGATCGCCCCGCACGCGTGGCGGCGCTGGCGGTACGCGTTCGACGCGCCCGACCGGACCGAGTTCGACGTCGTCGTCCGCGCGGTCCGCCGCGACGGGACGGTCCAGACCGAGGAGCGGACGGGGCCGCGGCCGGGCGGGTCGACGGGGTGGCACCGGCGGACCGTCGAGGTCGCGTCGAACTCAGAATAA